One part of the Halopenitus persicus genome encodes these proteins:
- a CDS encoding VirB4 family type IV secretion system protein → MSVFSQLGALIPGISTETTADDGTEDAPTDVGTHPHRERMHATRVTPSGIRLETDAARTGERWVKVLFVTGFPETASPGLLDRICTHPSADVDVTIYADPEDPRTSLLRFESAIKSLKVDHIEAQDRGSAKATVTERRIRDHEAVYTQLQENAQRILDVGVYLTIRGDSKEQVETTVSSIRGELQRQRLTTKSAAYRQGDSLVTGSPVAKDDLGQTTPMLGQAAGALFPFAASTTIEESGVLYGYHATTDAPVYLDRFCRENGYNVLVAGEIGSGKSYDTKRLLLRRVAKDRDTDIVMIDPVGGFASLAAGLDAEHYVIGGTRTVNPLEIRPTPDYLLEQENVSPFIERISAVMAFFESFFGYIGAPLGDRRQVLERCIREAYAQNGITADPTTHHHESPEVGDVRTVLGDVAADPTEVLNGDDYSDGELDKWQSHAEDLRLNLEPFTSGGQFAFLNGQTEVDLTGSRVIYLDLKQFGGGSDEALAGLVMQPMYDAVYERLKAATGNTIIAIDEAHYLVESPGSVEWLKRTTRHSRHLNLSLHFVTQELADFYDTDGAETFINQSSIKLLHRQGNLTPEHADALGLTDAQATFVRDAVVGKEGLGFSTALLDVDEGGTYPLRVTALPEEEAIIEANGTPSGRNGGSAQ, encoded by the coding sequence ATGAGCGTGTTCTCTCAACTAGGTGCACTCATTCCGGGAATCAGTACCGAAACGACAGCAGACGACGGGACTGAAGACGCACCCACTGACGTTGGGACTCACCCCCACCGGGAAAGGATGCACGCGACACGAGTCACACCCTCCGGTATCCGTCTGGAGACCGACGCGGCACGAACGGGCGAGCGGTGGGTCAAGGTTTTGTTCGTGACGGGATTCCCGGAGACTGCGTCGCCAGGGTTGCTAGACCGTATCTGCACCCATCCCAGCGCGGACGTCGATGTGACGATCTACGCCGATCCGGAGGATCCTCGAACGTCGCTCCTGCGGTTCGAGAGCGCAATCAAGTCGCTCAAAGTGGACCACATCGAGGCGCAGGATCGCGGCTCAGCAAAGGCGACAGTGACTGAGCGCCGTATCCGAGACCACGAAGCAGTGTACACACAGCTGCAGGAGAACGCCCAGCGTATCCTCGATGTCGGTGTCTATCTGACCATCCGCGGTGACTCGAAAGAGCAGGTCGAGACCACTGTTTCCAGTATTCGTGGTGAACTGCAGCGTCAGCGATTGACGACGAAGTCCGCAGCGTATCGACAGGGTGATTCGCTGGTGACGGGAAGCCCGGTCGCGAAGGACGACCTCGGACAGACGACGCCCATGCTCGGACAAGCCGCCGGTGCGTTGTTTCCATTCGCTGCGAGCACTACTATCGAAGAGAGCGGCGTCCTCTACGGCTATCACGCAACGACCGACGCCCCCGTCTATCTCGATCGATTCTGTCGTGAGAACGGGTACAACGTGCTGGTCGCCGGTGAGATCGGTTCGGGGAAGTCGTACGACACCAAACGACTCCTACTTCGCCGCGTAGCGAAAGACCGCGATACAGACATCGTCATGATCGACCCGGTCGGTGGGTTTGCGAGTCTGGCAGCTGGTCTCGATGCTGAGCACTACGTCATCGGCGGCACCCGGACGGTCAACCCACTCGAGATCAGGCCGACACCGGACTACCTCCTCGAACAGGAAAACGTCAGTCCGTTCATCGAGCGCATTAGCGCCGTGATGGCCTTCTTCGAATCGTTCTTCGGGTACATCGGTGCTCCACTCGGCGACCGACGGCAGGTTCTTGAGCGGTGTATTCGGGAAGCGTACGCCCAGAACGGCATCACGGCCGACCCGACGACCCACCATCACGAAAGTCCCGAGGTGGGAGACGTGCGGACTGTCCTCGGTGACGTCGCTGCCGACCCAACCGAGGTCCTCAACGGCGACGATTACTCAGACGGTGAACTCGACAAGTGGCAGAGTCACGCCGAGGATCTCCGCCTGAACTTGGAGCCATTCACGTCCGGCGGTCAGTTCGCATTCCTGAATGGGCAGACCGAGGTCGATCTCACCGGGAGCCGTGTTATCTATCTCGACTTGAAGCAGTTCGGCGGTGGCTCCGACGAAGCACTCGCGGGACTCGTGATGCAACCGATGTACGACGCCGTCTACGAGCGTCTTAAGGCCGCAACAGGCAACACGATCATCGCCATCGACGAGGCCCACTACCTCGTCGAGTCACCGGGGAGTGTCGAGTGGCTCAAACGAACGACCCGCCATTCTCGCCACCTCAACCTGTCGCTGCATTTCGTCACCCAGGAACTCGCCGACTTCTACGATACCGACGGAGCCGAGACGTTCATCAACCAGTCGTCGATCAAGCTCCTCCACCGCCAGGGGAACCTCACTCCCGAACACGCCGACGCGCTTGGTCTGACCGACGCACAGGCCACGTTCGTCCGTGACGCTGTTGTCGGCAAGGAAGGTCTTGGGTTCAGCACTGCCCTTCTTGATGTCGACGAGGGGGGAACCTACCCACTTCGTGTCACCGCACTTCCCGAGGAGGAAGCAATCATCGAAGCGAACGGTACTCCCAGTGGCCGAAATGGAGGTTCGGCGCAATGA
- a CDS encoding TraM recognition domain-containing protein codes for MVFERLFGNDESTEPETEPADAAQADGEAAISELESMETDSTSGPDASLHSRLGESYDVSVTDTASVGGKPIITDTATEGVVAGSYVRDMFEAGAETAQAPLWIGYDEDAHRGFREAPLRFESLFRHLWITGTTGYGKTTALLNMMVQWAYAGYGFVYVDPKARDSRELLRMLPEHRLEDVVWIEPGSVEHDRTVGLNFLELPDCDTTTERENEIENRIENLKAIFDTDEYWGVNMESITESMARAMMQSDRPFSVIDMYFTLLNAERREEFALDVDDPYVREFCLEIAQMDDETVRPLLKRIKSWVENAVIRRIIAHRESTIDFRDIVANDRIVIVSTPVENTDIKKMVTLGVMRNLWSAIQHRSYGQDAEPDPYFVLCDEFDDIASENLDIESMLARARSMRLSVTLASQYPSQFDEDTLKSMQNNCDTLLSFSVNDVDDARLLMKRFQGYTAEDLISTDQYQAWTKLPLGGGQYSDPVLIRSFPPYPPLRSADAVDDIIEQSLARYGTDPLTDAEILQNLLYSDSNDAANPEKVLAETMAEAIRAVQLREGVREENGWVETTAVDDELLQRLDRDDEAHLDIEVDPVDLLDVRDTSRLIEVDLDVEADIVVARLSEDGEDVIRPETGTVRAAGGAEHDALLTDTERALTERGFSVSILEQDGSAQPDATATHSAFETTFTIEAETTTPDRPVKVLRNLARAREAGRTPIFAVRPGDTTAQTAARVENICSPPIREMADGTERFYTCDERLTFGGGATTRGGVTAVRPRKGDSNRTVWMRDDDEYVLSDGETEFACIPADSQLSKDALPATYSYDRETGKYTVYEPGETHYYDSKAEFQNAWVPVKRSFIPNDELPDGTVDRDAFVVVVVPADGQPVVYQSGRTYALSDCLDDGSLWPASETGGDVPDVDSAAGDGCLGAETPPPVAADPSVDLDADNNAVEAFAAMYVREAPDAMVSEDRLFESYSHWLAQHDLDGTTDKGWFTRKLGKVVDFETERARQDGDRVQFYTGITLTPDSKMLLDSDNQPDS; via the coding sequence ATGGTGTTTGAACGGCTCTTCGGAAATGACGAATCCACCGAACCGGAGACAGAACCAGCAGACGCAGCTCAGGCGGACGGCGAGGCCGCTATCTCCGAACTCGAATCCATGGAAACGGATTCGACCTCCGGTCCAGATGCATCTCTCCACTCACGATTGGGAGAGTCGTACGATGTCTCAGTCACCGATACTGCCTCCGTCGGTGGGAAACCCATCATCACCGATACAGCAACCGAGGGCGTCGTCGCTGGCTCCTACGTCCGGGACATGTTCGAGGCAGGAGCCGAGACCGCTCAGGCTCCCCTGTGGATCGGCTACGACGAGGACGCACACCGCGGGTTCCGCGAGGCTCCACTCCGCTTCGAATCGCTCTTCCGCCACCTCTGGATCACGGGCACCACTGGTTACGGCAAGACCACTGCGTTGCTCAACATGATGGTCCAGTGGGCATACGCTGGCTACGGATTCGTCTACGTCGACCCGAAGGCCCGTGACTCCCGTGAACTCCTCCGGATGCTCCCCGAGCACCGCCTTGAGGACGTCGTCTGGATCGAACCGGGGTCGGTCGAACATGACCGCACGGTCGGACTCAACTTCCTCGAGCTCCCCGACTGCGACACCACGACAGAGCGTGAGAACGAGATCGAGAATCGCATCGAGAACCTGAAAGCGATCTTCGACACGGACGAGTACTGGGGCGTGAACATGGAGTCGATCACCGAGTCGATGGCGCGCGCCATGATGCAGTCCGACCGGCCGTTCTCGGTGATCGATATGTACTTCACGCTGTTGAACGCCGAGCGGCGCGAGGAGTTCGCCCTCGACGTCGACGACCCCTACGTGCGTGAGTTCTGTCTCGAAATCGCCCAGATGGACGACGAGACAGTCCGTCCGCTACTCAAGCGCATCAAGTCGTGGGTCGAGAACGCAGTCATTCGGCGAATCATCGCCCATCGTGAGAGTACGATCGACTTCCGCGACATCGTCGCCAACGACCGGATTGTCATCGTCTCGACGCCCGTCGAGAATACGGACATCAAGAAGATGGTCACGCTCGGCGTGATGCGGAACCTCTGGAGCGCCATCCAGCACCGATCCTATGGACAGGATGCCGAGCCCGACCCGTACTTCGTCCTCTGTGACGAGTTCGACGACATCGCGAGCGAGAACCTCGACATCGAATCGATGCTCGCCCGTGCCCGGTCGATGCGCCTCTCGGTCACCCTGGCGTCCCAGTACCCCTCGCAGTTCGACGAAGACACCCTCAAGTCGATGCAGAACAACTGCGACACGCTCCTCTCCTTCTCAGTGAACGACGTCGACGACGCGCGGCTTCTGATGAAACGGTTTCAGGGCTATACGGCCGAGGACCTCATCTCGACTGATCAGTACCAGGCCTGGACGAAGCTCCCACTGGGTGGAGGCCAATACTCCGATCCCGTCCTGATTCGGTCGTTCCCACCCTATCCACCGCTCCGATCGGCCGACGCCGTCGACGACATCATCGAACAGAGTCTCGCTCGGTACGGGACTGACCCCTTGACCGATGCAGAGATTCTACAGAACCTCCTCTACAGCGACTCGAACGACGCCGCGAACCCAGAGAAGGTGCTGGCCGAGACGATGGCAGAAGCCATCCGTGCAGTACAGCTCCGGGAGGGTGTCCGCGAGGAGAACGGCTGGGTGGAAACCACCGCCGTCGATGACGAACTACTGCAGCGTCTCGATCGTGACGACGAGGCCCATCTCGACATCGAGGTCGACCCCGTCGACCTGCTGGACGTCCGTGACACCTCCCGGTTGATCGAGGTCGACCTGGACGTGGAGGCCGACATCGTCGTGGCGCGGCTGTCCGAGGACGGCGAGGATGTAATCCGACCCGAGACGGGGACTGTCCGGGCAGCTGGTGGGGCGGAACACGACGCCTTACTCACCGACACCGAACGTGCCCTCACCGAACGCGGGTTCAGCGTCAGCATTCTCGAGCAGGATGGGAGTGCACAACCGGACGCAACGGCGACTCACTCCGCATTCGAGACCACGTTCACCATCGAAGCCGAGACGACGACACCCGACCGGCCCGTGAAGGTTCTCCGGAACCTCGCACGGGCTCGCGAGGCAGGTCGAACGCCGATCTTCGCCGTCCGGCCAGGAGATACGACAGCCCAGACGGCGGCCCGGGTCGAGAACATCTGCTCGCCACCCATCCGGGAGATGGCCGACGGTACCGAGCGATTCTACACCTGCGATGAGCGCCTGACATTCGGTGGTGGCGCGACGACCCGTGGAGGCGTAACGGCTGTTCGACCACGGAAAGGGGACTCGAACCGGACGGTCTGGATGCGCGATGACGACGAGTACGTCCTCTCGGACGGTGAGACAGAATTCGCTTGCATCCCGGCAGACAGCCAGCTCTCCAAAGACGCCCTCCCGGCGACGTACAGCTACGACCGAGAGACTGGGAAGTATACAGTGTACGAGCCAGGTGAAACCCACTACTACGACTCGAAAGCGGAGTTCCAGAATGCGTGGGTCCCGGTGAAGCGTTCATTCATCCCCAATGACGAACTGCCGGACGGAACGGTGGACCGGGATGCCTTCGTCGTCGTGGTTGTCCCTGCAGACGGACAACCGGTGGTCTACCAGAGCGGTCGCACATACGCCCTGTCGGACTGCCTCGATGATGGATCACTCTGGCCAGCCTCCGAGACAGGTGGAGACGTCCCCGATGTGGACTCGGCTGCGGGCGACGGTTGTCTCGGTGCTGAAACACCTCCCCCGGTGGCTGCCGATCCGTCGGTTGACCTCGACGCAGATAACAATGCCGTCGAAGCGTTCGCCGCCATGTACGTTCGCGAAGCCCCGGACGCGATGGTCTCGGAAGACCGTCTCTTTGAGTCGTACTCTCACTGGCTCGCCCAGCATGACCTCGACGGGACGACTGACAAAGGATGGTTCACCCGGAAGCTGGGGAAGGTCGTCGACTTCGAGACCGAACGGGCGCGCCAGGATGGGGACCGAGTCCAATTCTACACGGGAATCACCCTGACGCCAGACAGCAAGATGCTCCTCGACTCAGACAACCAACCAGATTCATGA
- a CDS encoding phage NrS-1 polymerase family protein, producing MTAECSMNSGVLPAALRERDQWVCWRAEERDGKQTKVPVTPERGSFASATDPDTWTAFEAARDDVAAGNADGVGFVFTDDDTIVGVDLDDCRDPETGDVDDTARDIIERLDSYTEISPSGTGYHVLITGDLPDGRNRRGSVELYDTARFFTVTGDHVDVTPGRIARRQDALEAIHREYIQESESDTTSETDRLDPVAEDASEPTVDVDLEDEELLQKARNASNGKKFERLWSGDTTGYDSHSEADMALCYLLAFWTGGDRMRIERLFRQSGLHREKWDDVHYADGSTYGEKTIERAIANTSEFYDPDAGNESTHTSTNTAESSVDATRDESGRSRTYLTEKNRLLTERVDELEATLEQKTERIGTLEAEIKRLNAELAARDREAEHTQEEQSTTTSENEVDSEVPSVWRRLFGSHSK from the coding sequence ATGACCGCCGAGTGCTCAATGAACTCCGGTGTGCTTCCAGCAGCGCTCCGGGAGCGCGACCAGTGGGTGTGCTGGCGAGCCGAAGAACGGGATGGCAAACAGACGAAGGTTCCGGTGACACCCGAGAGAGGATCGTTCGCATCGGCGACCGACCCGGACACGTGGACTGCGTTCGAGGCAGCACGCGACGACGTCGCAGCAGGGAATGCCGACGGCGTCGGGTTCGTCTTTACCGACGACGACACAATCGTCGGCGTCGACCTCGACGACTGTCGCGACCCAGAGACTGGCGACGTCGACGACACCGCACGGGACATCATCGAACGGCTTGACTCCTACACGGAGATTTCGCCGTCCGGAACCGGCTACCATGTGCTGATCACCGGTGACCTTCCTGACGGCCGGAATCGACGGGGGAGCGTCGAGCTGTACGACACGGCTCGGTTCTTCACCGTCACTGGCGACCACGTCGACGTCACTCCCGGACGCATCGCGCGTCGACAGGATGCCCTCGAGGCGATTCACCGCGAGTACATTCAGGAATCCGAGTCAGACACGACGTCCGAGACAGACCGTCTCGATCCTGTGGCCGAGGACGCGTCTGAACCGACAGTCGATGTCGATCTCGAAGACGAGGAACTCTTACAGAAAGCGCGGAACGCCTCGAACGGAAAGAAATTCGAACGTCTCTGGTCGGGGGATACCACCGGATACGACAGCCATTCGGAGGCCGACATGGCGCTGTGTTATCTCCTGGCGTTCTGGACTGGCGGCGATCGGATGCGGATAGAGCGGCTGTTCCGCCAATCGGGACTCCATCGCGAGAAGTGGGATGATGTCCATTACGCCGATGGATCGACGTACGGCGAAAAGACAATCGAGAGAGCGATTGCAAACACGTCGGAGTTCTACGACCCGGACGCCGGCAACGAGTCCACACATACGTCCACCAATACAGCCGAGTCATCTGTCGATGCCACCCGTGACGAATCAGGTCGGAGTCGTACGTACCTGACTGAGAAAAATCGGTTATTGACTGAACGCGTCGACGAACTCGAGGCGACGCTCGAACAGAAAACCGAGCGGATTGGTACCCTCGAAGCAGAGATCAAACGACTCAACGCTGAGCTGGCCGCCCGTGACCGAGAGGCGGAACATACTCAGGAGGAGCAATCCACTACTACGAGCGAGAACGAGGTTGATTCAGAGGTACCATCTGTATGGAGGCGATTATTCGGAAGTCATTCCAAGTAA
- a CDS encoding TROVE domain-containing protein translates to MEFNKPKQTVAEATRTTNYEGGEAFEPSDPRLALYKRTINQLLEGSFYETDDEQLAAVVRRFDAAADEDPEFVLQLAAYARQELYLRDIPQVLLVLAANDDRFKDDSSESLIREWAPAIIQRMDETATALAIHDQLFGGTAPWPLRRGIEDALVSMADAYTLGKYELSRREVTLHDVFNRVHPKPVDADQEVLFERFMRGDLDDYPDAEPLPSPNTWETVISERGNTQDAWETLLDDDAYTLPIFASIRNLRNMLEAGVDEDTVVSHLDLGAVRHAPLYPFRYYQAYTALQNADVQAPAVERWLEDAIDVAVETVPDGLGDTFVAVDLSGSMDMTLSKNSTLRLKEIGALFGAILADQGAEVGGFGDDFQPVSMHVDTPVLQRQEAVLGIDEDVGNSTNGWKALEYLRDRGDPVERIVVFTDMQIWDSTPFTARDNQTVKAAFDAYRDEVTADTALYLVDLAAYGDLVTPEGYENVYNISGWSENVLSFIEYAENSMQVIDEIGTFEPD, encoded by the coding sequence ATGGAATTCAACAAGCCAAAGCAAACGGTCGCGGAGGCGACGCGAACCACCAACTACGAAGGTGGGGAAGCGTTCGAGCCTTCCGACCCTCGACTCGCACTGTACAAGCGCACGATCAACCAACTGCTAGAGGGCTCGTTCTACGAGACCGATGACGAGCAACTCGCTGCTGTCGTCCGACGGTTCGACGCGGCGGCAGATGAGGACCCGGAGTTCGTCCTGCAACTCGCCGCGTACGCGCGCCAGGAACTCTACCTGCGGGACATCCCACAGGTCCTGCTCGTGCTGGCAGCCAACGACGACCGGTTCAAGGACGATTCCTCCGAGTCACTCATCCGCGAGTGGGCACCGGCGATCATCCAGCGGATGGACGAGACGGCGACCGCGCTCGCGATCCACGACCAGCTGTTCGGCGGGACTGCCCCATGGCCGCTTCGACGGGGCATCGAGGACGCGCTCGTCTCGATGGCCGACGCCTACACCCTAGGCAAGTACGAGCTGTCGCGGCGCGAGGTGACGCTGCACGACGTGTTCAATCGCGTCCACCCCAAGCCGGTCGACGCCGATCAGGAGGTGCTGTTCGAGCGGTTCATGCGCGGCGACCTCGACGACTATCCCGACGCCGAACCACTGCCGTCGCCGAACACGTGGGAGACGGTCATCTCCGAGCGCGGCAACACCCAGGACGCCTGGGAGACGCTCCTCGACGACGACGCGTACACGCTGCCGATCTTCGCATCGATCCGGAACCTCCGGAACATGCTCGAAGCCGGCGTCGATGAGGACACCGTCGTGAGTCACCTCGATCTGGGAGCGGTGCGGCACGCGCCGCTGTACCCGTTCCGGTACTACCAGGCGTACACCGCGCTCCAGAATGCGGACGTGCAGGCACCGGCGGTCGAGCGGTGGCTGGAGGACGCAATCGACGTCGCTGTCGAGACGGTGCCTGACGGACTCGGAGACACGTTCGTCGCCGTGGACCTCTCAGGGTCAATGGACATGACGCTGTCCAAGAACAGCACGCTCAGACTGAAGGAGATTGGTGCGTTGTTCGGTGCGATCCTGGCCGACCAAGGTGCCGAGGTCGGCGGGTTCGGTGACGACTTCCAGCCCGTGTCGATGCACGTCGACACGCCAGTACTGCAACGCCAAGAAGCGGTCCTGGGTATCGACGAGGACGTCGGGAATTCGACGAACGGCTGGAAGGCGCTGGAGTACCTTCGCGACCGAGGCGACCCCGTCGAGCGAATCGTGGTCTTCACCGACATGCAGATCTGGGACAGCACGCCATTCACGGCGCGCGATAACCAGACGGTCAAGGCGGCATTCGACGCCTACCGGGACGAGGTCACGGCGGACACCGCGCTGTACCTGGTCGACCTCGCGGCGTACGGCGATCTCGTAACCCCGGAGGGGTACGAGAACGTCTACAATATCTCGGGCTGGTCGGAGAACGTGCTCTCGTTCATCGAATACGCCGAGAACTCGATGCAGGTCATCGATGAGATTGGCACATTCGAGCCTGACTAA